A single region of the Alosa alosa isolate M-15738 ecotype Scorff River chromosome 6, AALO_Geno_1.1, whole genome shotgun sequence genome encodes:
- the cdc27 gene encoding cell division cycle protein 27 homolog isoform X1 yields the protein MTVLQEPVQAAVWHALNHYAYRDAVFLAERLYAEVHSEEALFLLATCYYRSGKAYKAYHLLKGHSCTTPQCKYLLAKCCVELSKLAEGEQILTGGVLNKQKSQDDIVTEFGDSACFTLALLGQIYCKTDRLAKGSECYQKSLSLNPFLWSPFESLCQIGERPDPEQIFKLMSLQNFSSGSGGGVNQPPISPAHTPSHNPAHRPVDSILMETPQDTLELNRLNLESSNTKYSTLSTDSSMSYIDSSVISPDSVPLGTGGSVLSKQPQNKPKSGRSLLGGPAALSPLTPSFGILPLEPSPGEPTYLQSYGHSGSGMEPPPAAGPPKKSVARISQVGTKSVFAQSGNSREVIPIPFNQTQTTAPQTSTTPQVLSPTIAAPPNVQPRRSSRLFTSASSTAKENSKKLKMKFPTKIPNRKTKTKTGKGGITPSNLNESIELLKLDSSISEGKGSLGSSQLQAFTLQKAAADGLMSLMRDIGRGYVALCSYNCKEAINILSQLPTHHYNTGWVLSQIGRAHFELAEYTQAERIFSEVRRIESYRVEGMEIYSTTLWHLQKDVALSALSKDLTDMDKNSPEPWCVAGNCFSLQREHDIAIKFFTRAIQVDPSFAYAYTLLGHELVLTEELEKALGCFRNAIRLNTRHYNAWYGLGMIYYKQEKFNLAEIHFKKALSINPQSSVLLCHIGVVQHALKKSDHALETLNRAISIDPKNPLCKFHRASILFANEKYKAALQELEELKQIVPKESLVYFLIGKVYKKLGQTHLALMNFSWAMDLDPKGANNQIKEAIDKRYLPDDEEPVIPEDYPYYSTAEESQESSMTDADDTQLHTAESDEVL from the exons ATGACGGTGTTGCAGGAACCTGTCCAG GCTGCTGTTTGGCACGCTTTAAACCACTATGCCTATCGTGATGCAGTTTTCCTGGCTGAAAGACTCTATGCTGAAG TGCATTCAGAGGAGGCTCTCTTCCTGTTAGCCACATGCTACTACCGATCCGGAAAGGCCTACAAGGCCTACCACCTTCTGAAGGGTCACAGCTGCACCACACCGCAATGCAAATACCTCTTGGCCAAGTGCTGTGTAGAGCTCAGCAA ACTTGCAGAGGGAGAACAGATTCTGACTGGAGGAGTCCTGAATAAACAGAAAAGTCAGGATGACATAGTCACAGAGTTCGGAGACTCTGCTTGCTTCACATTGGCTCTGCTTGGTCAAATCTACTG CAAAACAGACCGGCTTGCCAAAGGTTCAGAGTGCTATCAGAAGAGCCTGAGTTTGAATCCTTTTCTTTGGTCTCCCTTTGAGTCCCTCTGTCAAATTG GAGAACGACCTGACCCAGAGCAGATATTCAAACTGATGTCCCTGCAAAACTTCAGCAGTGGGAGTGGAGGCGGCGTCAACCAGCCACCAATCAGCCCTGCCCATACACCCAGTCACAACCCAGCCCACCGCCCAGTGGACAGCATCCTCATGGAGACACCACAGGACACCTTA GAGTTGAACCGCCTCAACCTGGAGTCATCCAACACCAAGTACTCTACCCTGAGCACAGACTCGTCCATGTCCTACATAGACTCTTCGGTGATCTCGCCCGACTCAGTGCCTCTGGGCACGGGCGGCTCGGTTCTCAGCAAGCAGCCGCAAAACAAGCCCAAGAGCGGCCGCAGTCTGTTGGGAGGCCCCGCTGCCCTCAGCCCCCTCACACCCAg ttTTGGTATCCTGCCCCTGGAGCCCAGCCCGGGAGAACCCACGTACCTGCAGAGCTATGGTCACAGCGGTTCAGGAATGGAGCCACCTCCCGCTGCAGGTCCACCAAAGAAG TCTGTCGCTCGAATCAGCCAAGTTGGCACAAAGTCAGTGTTTGCACAGAGTGGGAACAGCAGAGAGGTCATCCCCATCCCCTTCAACCAGACCCAGACCACTGCCCCACAAACCAG TACCACACCTCAAGTGCTGAGCCCAACCATCGCTGCACCTCCTAATGTGCAGCCAAGGAGAAGCTCCAGACTTTTCACCAGTGCCAGTTCTACtgccaag GAGAACAGCAAGAAACTAAAAATGAAGTTCCCCACAAAGATCCCCAACCGAAAGACCAAGACTAAGACAGGTAAGGGGGGAATCACGCCCTCCAACCTGAACGAAAGCATCGAGCTGCTCAAACTCGACTCCTCCATCTCTGAAGGGAAGGGCAGCCTGGGCTCCTCCCAGCTGCAGGCTTTCACCCTGCAGAAGGCTGCTGCAG ATGGACTGATGAGCCTGATGCGGGACATTGGGCGGGGCTATGTGGCTCTCTGCTCTTACAACTGCAAAGAGGCCATCAATATTTTGAGCCAGCTACCAACTCACCACTACAACACCGGCTGGGTCCTGAGCCAGATTGGACGCGCACACTTCGAGCTGGCGGAGTACACGCAG GCGGAGCGGATTTTCTCAGAGGTGCGGCGGATTGAGAGCTACCGCGTGGAGGGCATGGAGATCTACTCCACCACTTTGTGGCACTTACAGAAGGATGTGGCACTCTCTGCCCTGTCCAAAGACCTCACTGACATGGACAAGAACTCACCTGAG CCTTGGTGTGTAGCGGGTAACTGTTTCAGTCTTCAGCGGGAACATGACATCGCCATTAAGTTCTTCACGCGTGCGATCCAGGTGGACCCCAGCTTTGCGTATGCTTACACACTCCTGGGCCACGAGCTCGTGCTCACGGAAGAGCTGGAGAAAGCGCTGGGGTGCTTCCGTAACGCCATCCGCCTCAACACACGCCACTACAATGCCTG GTATGGCTTAGGTATGATCTACTACAAGCAGGAGAAGTTCAACCTGGCAGAGATCCACTTTAAGAAGGCCCTAAGCATCAACCCTCAGAGTTCAGTGCTGTTGTGCCATATTGGAGTG GTTCAGCATGCACTTAAGAAATCTGATCACGCCTTGGAGACCCTGAACAGAGCAATCAGCATCGACCCCAAAAACCCACTATGCAAATTTCACAGGGCATCCATTCTCTTCGCGAATGAGAAGTACAAG GCTGCCCTACAGGAACTGGAGGAGCTGAAGCAGATTGTGCCCAAAGAGTCTCTTGTTTACTTTTTAATAGGAAAG GTCTATAAGAAGCTCGGTCAGACTCATCTGGCACTCATGAACTTCTCCTGGGCCATGGACCTGGACCCCAAAGGGGCCAACAACCAGATCAAAGAGGCCATAGACAAAAGATACCTCCCAGATGACGAGGAGCCAGTCATCCCTGAGGACTACCCCTACTATTCAA
- the cdc27 gene encoding cell division cycle protein 27 homolog isoform X2 gives MTVLQEPVQAAVWHALNHYAYRDAVFLAERLYAEVHSEEALFLLATCYYRSGKAYKAYHLLKGHSCTTPQCKYLLAKCCVELSKLAEGEQILTGGVLNKQKSQDDIVTEFGDSACFTLALLGQIYCKTDRLAKGSECYQKSLSLNPFLWSPFESLCQIGERPDPEQIFKLMSLQNFSSGSGGGVNQPPISPAHTPSHNPAHRPVDSILMETPQDTLELNRLNLESSNTKYSTLSTDSSMSYIDSSVISPDSVPLGTGGSVLSKQPQNKPKSGRSLLGGPAALSPLTPSFGILPLEPSPGEPTYLQSYGHSGSGMEPPPAAGPPKKSVARISQVGTKSVFAQSGNSREVIPIPFNQTQTTAPQTSTTPQVLSPTIAAPPNVQPRRSSRLFTSASSTAKENSKKLKMKFPTKIPNRKTKTKTGKGGITPSNLNESIELLKLDSSISEGKGSLGSSQLQAFTLQKAAADGLMSLMRDIGRGYVALCSYNCKEAINILSQLPTHHYNTGWVLSQIGRAHFELAEYTQAERIFSEVRRIESYRVEGMEIYSTTLWHLQKDVALSALSKDLTDMDKNSPEPWCVAGNCFSLQREHDIAIKFFTRAIQVDPSFAYAYTLLGHELVLTEELEKALGCFRNAIRLNTRHYNAWYGLGMIYYKQEKFNLAEIHFKKALSINPQSSVLLCHIGVVQHALKKSDHALETLNRAISIDPKNPLCKFHRASILFANEKYKAALQELEELKQIVPKESLVYFLIGKVYKKLGQTHLALMNFSWAMDLDPKGANNQIKEAIDKRYLPDDEEPVIPEDYPYYSTEESQESSMTDADDTQLHTAESDEVL, from the exons ATGACGGTGTTGCAGGAACCTGTCCAG GCTGCTGTTTGGCACGCTTTAAACCACTATGCCTATCGTGATGCAGTTTTCCTGGCTGAAAGACTCTATGCTGAAG TGCATTCAGAGGAGGCTCTCTTCCTGTTAGCCACATGCTACTACCGATCCGGAAAGGCCTACAAGGCCTACCACCTTCTGAAGGGTCACAGCTGCACCACACCGCAATGCAAATACCTCTTGGCCAAGTGCTGTGTAGAGCTCAGCAA ACTTGCAGAGGGAGAACAGATTCTGACTGGAGGAGTCCTGAATAAACAGAAAAGTCAGGATGACATAGTCACAGAGTTCGGAGACTCTGCTTGCTTCACATTGGCTCTGCTTGGTCAAATCTACTG CAAAACAGACCGGCTTGCCAAAGGTTCAGAGTGCTATCAGAAGAGCCTGAGTTTGAATCCTTTTCTTTGGTCTCCCTTTGAGTCCCTCTGTCAAATTG GAGAACGACCTGACCCAGAGCAGATATTCAAACTGATGTCCCTGCAAAACTTCAGCAGTGGGAGTGGAGGCGGCGTCAACCAGCCACCAATCAGCCCTGCCCATACACCCAGTCACAACCCAGCCCACCGCCCAGTGGACAGCATCCTCATGGAGACACCACAGGACACCTTA GAGTTGAACCGCCTCAACCTGGAGTCATCCAACACCAAGTACTCTACCCTGAGCACAGACTCGTCCATGTCCTACATAGACTCTTCGGTGATCTCGCCCGACTCAGTGCCTCTGGGCACGGGCGGCTCGGTTCTCAGCAAGCAGCCGCAAAACAAGCCCAAGAGCGGCCGCAGTCTGTTGGGAGGCCCCGCTGCCCTCAGCCCCCTCACACCCAg ttTTGGTATCCTGCCCCTGGAGCCCAGCCCGGGAGAACCCACGTACCTGCAGAGCTATGGTCACAGCGGTTCAGGAATGGAGCCACCTCCCGCTGCAGGTCCACCAAAGAAG TCTGTCGCTCGAATCAGCCAAGTTGGCACAAAGTCAGTGTTTGCACAGAGTGGGAACAGCAGAGAGGTCATCCCCATCCCCTTCAACCAGACCCAGACCACTGCCCCACAAACCAG TACCACACCTCAAGTGCTGAGCCCAACCATCGCTGCACCTCCTAATGTGCAGCCAAGGAGAAGCTCCAGACTTTTCACCAGTGCCAGTTCTACtgccaag GAGAACAGCAAGAAACTAAAAATGAAGTTCCCCACAAAGATCCCCAACCGAAAGACCAAGACTAAGACAGGTAAGGGGGGAATCACGCCCTCCAACCTGAACGAAAGCATCGAGCTGCTCAAACTCGACTCCTCCATCTCTGAAGGGAAGGGCAGCCTGGGCTCCTCCCAGCTGCAGGCTTTCACCCTGCAGAAGGCTGCTGCAG ATGGACTGATGAGCCTGATGCGGGACATTGGGCGGGGCTATGTGGCTCTCTGCTCTTACAACTGCAAAGAGGCCATCAATATTTTGAGCCAGCTACCAACTCACCACTACAACACCGGCTGGGTCCTGAGCCAGATTGGACGCGCACACTTCGAGCTGGCGGAGTACACGCAG GCGGAGCGGATTTTCTCAGAGGTGCGGCGGATTGAGAGCTACCGCGTGGAGGGCATGGAGATCTACTCCACCACTTTGTGGCACTTACAGAAGGATGTGGCACTCTCTGCCCTGTCCAAAGACCTCACTGACATGGACAAGAACTCACCTGAG CCTTGGTGTGTAGCGGGTAACTGTTTCAGTCTTCAGCGGGAACATGACATCGCCATTAAGTTCTTCACGCGTGCGATCCAGGTGGACCCCAGCTTTGCGTATGCTTACACACTCCTGGGCCACGAGCTCGTGCTCACGGAAGAGCTGGAGAAAGCGCTGGGGTGCTTCCGTAACGCCATCCGCCTCAACACACGCCACTACAATGCCTG GTATGGCTTAGGTATGATCTACTACAAGCAGGAGAAGTTCAACCTGGCAGAGATCCACTTTAAGAAGGCCCTAAGCATCAACCCTCAGAGTTCAGTGCTGTTGTGCCATATTGGAGTG GTTCAGCATGCACTTAAGAAATCTGATCACGCCTTGGAGACCCTGAACAGAGCAATCAGCATCGACCCCAAAAACCCACTATGCAAATTTCACAGGGCATCCATTCTCTTCGCGAATGAGAAGTACAAG GCTGCCCTACAGGAACTGGAGGAGCTGAAGCAGATTGTGCCCAAAGAGTCTCTTGTTTACTTTTTAATAGGAAAG GTCTATAAGAAGCTCGGTCAGACTCATCTGGCACTCATGAACTTCTCCTGGGCCATGGACCTGGACCCCAAAGGGGCCAACAACCAGATCAAAGAGGCCATAGACAAAAGATACCTCCCAGATGACGAGGAGCCAGTCATCCCTGAGGACTACCCCTACTATTCAA